The genomic segment GCTTTATTGTTTAAATGCCTAGCTGCATTAAACATAGACTAATCATTCATAACTTATTTTATTATCTGTGTCTTTAAATTTTTTATTCTTGTGAATTATTTTATATTCATTAGTTGATGAATATAAACATTATCGTGAAAATTATAACTTTCTACTTCTATTTTTTATTATCTATTTGTTGATTTAAGGCTATTGAAACTTAAATATAAAAAAAGAAATGTAAGAATATATAATTTTTATAAACTACATATTCCTACATTTCTACTGCATATCTCTATATTCTTGTAAATTCATGATTTTTGTTTTTTATATTCTTTAATTGATAGACCAGTACACTTTTTAAACCAATTGCTAAAATAGTTAGGATCATCAATACCAATCTTTTTTGAAATTTCATAAGCCTTCGCATTTGGGTTTTTGAGCATTTCAGTAACTATTTTCACTTTAGTATTTACAATATATTCCGAAAAAGTCTCATCAGTTTTTTCCTTAAAAATTCTGCTTAGGTAACTTGGATTAACATAAAAATATTCAGCTACCAGTTTTAAAGATAAATCTCGATTAGATATATTTTTCACTATAAATTTTTTAATTTGTTCTATACTTAAATTTTTATTCTCAGTTTCATTAGTATCATTTAAATTTATTATATTGTTGTACACAACCATTTTTTCTTTAATATCCTTATATTCTTTTTTCTTTAGATATTCATCTTGAATCTCATCTTTTAGCTTTAAAACTGAATTTCTTAATTCATCTTCATCTATAGGCTTAAGAATAAAATCATTCACACCAATCTTTATACTTCTTTTAGCATATTCAAATTCATTGTAACCTGTAATTACAATGACTTTTATATCTGGATATCTTTCTAATATGCTTTTGCTCATATCCAATCCATCTGTTACAGGCATATTTATATCTGTTAAAATAATATCTGGCTTTTCTTTATTTATTAGATTCAATCCCTCAACTGCATTAGAAGCTTCAGCTACTATCTCCATGCCAATTTCATTCCAATCAATGCAATTTTTTATTAGATCCCTTATAAGATGTTCATCATCAATTATCATAACTTTTATAATGTTATCCATAAAATAATCCACTTCCCTTTAGAATATTCGTTAGAAATCTTAATCTATTTCTTAATTCTAGGCATCTTAATAGTTATTCTGGTACCAACATTTTTCTTGCTTTCAACAATAAATTCGTGCTCTTCTCCATAGAACACTCTTAATCTTTCCTTTGTAGTTCTTACTCCAATGCCAGTAGTTCTATTTTCGTTTATATTTCTAACTTGTGATTCATCCATGCCATTCCCATTATCCTCTAGGGTCAATATAACTTTTTCTTCCTCCTGAAAGGTAGATATCCTTATTATTCCTTTATTCTTGCTGCTTCTAATCCCATGATAAATAGCATTTTCAACTAACGGCTGTAA from the Clostridium beijerinckii genome contains:
- a CDS encoding response regulator transcription factor — translated: MDNIIKVMIIDDEHLIRDLIKNCIDWNEIGMEIVAEASNAVEGLNLINKEKPDIILTDINMPVTDGLDMSKSILERYPDIKVIVITGYNEFEYAKRSIKIGVNDFILKPIDEDELRNSVLKLKDEIQDEYLKKKEYKDIKEKMVVYNNIINLNDTNETENKNLSIEQIKKFIVKNISNRDLSLKLVAEYFYVNPSYLSRIFKEKTDETFSEYIVNTKVKIVTEMLKNPNAKAYEISKKIGIDDPNYFSNWFKKCTGLSIKEYKKQKS